The region CCGTGGCCCACGGGATCGCCTGGATCGCCTCCACCGTGCCGAGGAGCGGTTCGAGCTCGGTCCGGAAGGTACCGCCCTTTTCCAGAACGCTCGCGGGTACGGTGCGACTGTTGAACCCTTCCCGCGACAGGACGATCCCGTCCCTGCCGACGAGCGACAGATCCAGATGAGCGGGTGTCCGGCCGGCCGATCGGCCGTCCCTGAGCCGGATCTCCGCTCCCTCGGGCTCCGTCTCGATCCGGATGAGCCGGTGGGGCTGTGGGACGGGAGCCGCAACCGGCTGAATCTTCGCCGCGGAAGGAATCGCCGGGGAGGTCGTGGGAACCTGCGATGCGGACTTCGCCTGCGGTATCTGCGGTGCTGATGCCTTCGCGTCGATCGCAATCAACGTGGTTGGCGCAGCGGAAACGACAGGCGAAGGCGTGGAAGAAACCGGCGCATCGCTCCTCGACCACAGGAACAGGCCGCCGGTGACCAGCGCGGCAACCGCCGCCGCGGCTGCGCCGGCTTTCAAAGGCCTACCGCCCTTGCCGTATCGCCGCGCGGGCTCCTTCACCATCATGGGAGCGGCATCGTACTCCGCGGGCAGGGAAGGCACCGTCGCCTCTTCCTCCGAATCGGGGAACATCCTGTCCCTGAAATCCGCAAGATCCGGCGCGGCGGCGGGCGCGGGTCCCCGGGCGGACAGCTCCGCCAGGAAATCCGCGGCGCTGCGATACCGTTCAGCGGGGTCCGGGGAGAGGGCAATCCTCAGGACTTCCGCGACGCTCTCCGGCGCTCCCGGAAATCGCAGGCCGCGGCCATCGAACTTGCGGATGTGTTCCAGGAGCTCTTCCGTTTCGGTTCCCTCGAACAGGCGATGCCCGAGGAGCAGCTCCGCCGATATCGCCGCGGCGGCGAACAGGTCCGAGGAGACCGTCGCCGGCTCCCCCCGAGCGCGTTCCGGCGAGAAGTAAGCGGCCTTCCCTGCCCGCGGGTCACCCGCTTCCTCCGACTGATCGGCGGCCAGCGAAATTCCGAAATCGGTCAGCTTCACGGCGCCGGTGCTCCCGAGCAGAACGTTGCCCGGTGAGACGTCACGATGCACGATCCCTTTTTCATGCAGGTATCCCAGCCCTGACCAGATCCCCTCCACCCAGTGCCGCCAGACGCCGGGCGGGATCGGAAGGCGAAGGCGGCGCGACTGCGCGGCCGCCTGTGCGAGGTCGTATCCCTCGACGTATTCCATCGCCAGGAAATACGCCTCGCCCTCTTTTCCGAAATCGAACACCTGGATCAGGTTGGGGTGGGAAAGCGACGCGGCCAGCCGCGCCTCGCGGATGAAGAGGTCGCGGAAACGGGGATCTCCTTCGTGGCGCGGATGGACGACCTTCAGGGCAACACGCTTGCGGAAGCCGCCCTCCCCCGGAAGGAGGCACAGATAGATCTCCGACATCCTGCCGGAGGCGATCCTGCGCAGGACGCGGTACTTGCCGAAGCGGCGCGGCTCTCCGGCCGCCATCGACCCGTTACTCACGGCCCCGCGGCCGGGCGGGGAACTCGATCTCGAAGACCGTGCCCTTCGGCTCGTTGTCCCGGATCCGGACGGTCCCCCCGTGGTCGGCCGCGATGGCGCTCACGATGGCCAGACCCAGCCCCGTCCCTCCCTCCCGCCGGGAGAAGTACGGCTCGAAGATCCGCTCCCGGTCCTTCCGCGTGATCCCGGGGCCGTCGTCGGCCACTGTAATGCGCGCCCTGCCGCTTTCGGCATCGAACGCGCAGGATACCTCCACGCATCCCTGTTTTCCGAGCGCGGCGGCGGCGTTCTCCAGGAGATTGGTGAGGGCGCGCCGGATCTGGATGGGGTCGAACCACGCCTGGGGCATCTCCCCTGCGCGAAACTCCCAACGGATGCCGGGGTGGGATGTCCGGTACATCTCGACGACCTGCCGGACCTCCTCCGGAAGGTCCCCCTCCTCGAGCTGCGGAGCGGGCATCCGGGCGAACCGGGTGAACTCGTCCACCAGCCGCTTCAGCGTGGCCACCTCCGAGAGGACCGCCTGCGTGCACTCGGCGAAGACGGGATCGCCTGCGTGCTCCTCGGAGTATTTCCGGATCATCCGCTCGGTCGAGAGCTGGATGGGGGTCAGCGGGTTCCGGATGTCGTGGGCGATCCTGCGGGCGACCTCCCTCCACGCAAGGACCCGCTGCAGGCGCATCGCCTGGGAAAGGTCGTCGAAGGCCACGACCAGCCCCATGTAATCGCCCCTCTCGTCCAGCAGCGTCGTCATGCTGACCCGCAGGGCGATCCGCTTCTCTCCGATGGGAAGCTCCACCTGCCGCTCGACCTGCCGCCCCCCGGCGTTCCCCGCCTCCCGGTACAGGCCGCGGATCGCCTCGTAATGGTCCTCGCGGAACACATCCCGGTACAGGGAGCCCGCCGCCTCCTCCGGGGAAACCTCCAGCAGGCGGCCCGCAACCTTGTTGATCATCGCGATCCGGGCGTGGCGATCGATGACGATGACGCCCGTGGAGATGTTGTCGAGGATGGTCTCGATGAACTGCGTCCTGCGTCGGAGCTCCTCATACGTCGTGGTGAGCGACGCGTGCGCCTCGGCGAGGTTCCCCTGCATCGCCTTCAGGTCGGCGGTCATCCGGTTGAAGGAGCCGACCAGCGTCCCGAACTCGTCGTCCGACCGGTAGTCGATCGTGGCGTCCAGATCGCCCCGCGCGACGCGGTCCGTCCCCTCCGCGAGAAGCTGCACCGGCACGGTGATCCGGCGGGCGAGGTAGATCCCCATCCAGCTCGCGGCGAAGACGATGAGCAGCGTGATGAGGATCAGGACGCCTATGTAGCTGGCCCGGATCGGATCGTCGAGCAGCCGCACCTGGTGGTAGCCGGCGTACGCGTCCTTGATGGCCCGGATCCGTTGGGCCTCCGCCTCGGGCAGCAGCTTCGCCGCCGCCACCAGCCCGTCGCCGCCCGCGGGGACCCACGCGACCGCGTAGCCGTCTCCGATGATGGTGCCTCCCTCCGCCCCGGCCTTCCCGAGGCTGCCGAGCCGGTCGAGGATCTCGTTTCCCGCGGCCCCGAGCGCTTTCCCCTCCTTCGCCGCCAGCTTCCCCTTCCTCAGGAACAGGAGCGTGACGGCGTCTTCCTGGCCGGTGCGCATGTGGCGGAGCGCCTCCCCGGCCGTCTCTGCCGTCGTCTCCGGCCCGACGAGCGTCGCCGCTTCCCCCGCGAGGGGAACCAGCGCGGCCGCGTCGTCGTTCAGCTTCCTCCGCGCGATCTCCAGCGACCCGCTGAGCGCCTCCCCCACCCGTTTGCCGATCCAGGACTTGATGCTCGTCGTGGTGATGTTCGTCGCGGCGACGAACAGCAGCGCCGTCGGGAGGAGGGAGAAGAGGATGAAGATGACGACGAGCCGGGAGCGCAGCTTCGAGCCGAGGATCCCCCGGCGGCGGTCCAGGAGGATCTTGAACAGGTTCCTCGACACCAGGAAGATCAGGAGGACGACGAGGATGACGTTCAGGTTGATCAGGGCGAAGATGGCGATGTTGCCGGAGAACCGCACCGGTCCCCCGGAAGCGACCAGGTACGCCTCGATGAAGGTCAGCGCCGCGACGAGGAACGCGACGACTCCGATGGCCCAGCGCTCGCGCCGCCGCCGCGTACGTTCCGCTTCCTGCAGGCGGACGCTTTCGTCGACCGGGAGATTCACGGGGACCTCAAGGGCCCGTGGGCCCAGTCGGTTTCGACGTCCCACACGGAGGAGAAGAACACGATGGTGCGCAGCGGATCGGCGAGTCCGGCCTGGTCCAGCCGGACGCGCACCCGGGCCCTGTACGGCTTCCCGCCGGATATCTCGCCGCTCAGCGGGACCGTCGCCTCGAGGCGGGTCATCCGCTCGACGGCATGCCGCAGGTCGGGAACGATCTCGTCGACGCCTCCGCGGTGGAAGCGGTAGACACGGGAAAGGACGTCGTACCGGATGGACTGCGCGTATTTCATGTCGCCGACCGTGACGTTGAACCAGTTCCGGTGGACCCGCTCGACCTCGAGGCGGACCCGGAAGGTGATCTCTATGCCGCTCTTGAGCGCCTCCACCATTTCCGGCGTGAAGGCGTTTTCGATGCGGAATTGGACCCGGGCCTCTTTCCCGCGGACGGTTCCCCCGACCTGGACCACCTTGGGCGGGGGGGCATCGGCCGGTGCAGGCCGCGGCGCGACCGCCACCAGGCACAACGTGAAAAAGGCCACCAGTACGCGCACTTCCACCTCCCGCGCCATTATACCCGGTTGGCGCGGGGCCGCAACAGCCGGGTCCCGGCCTATTTCCTGAGGAGCCAGTACAGGAGGGAGAGCACCGCGCTGACGAGAAGGGAGGTCGCCAGCGGGAAGTAGAACGTGAATTTCCCCTTTCGGATCGTGAAGTCGCCCGGAAGGCGGCCGAACCAGCCGATCCTCTCCGACAGGTGGAGCGCGAGGCCGATGAGTGCGATCGCGATTCCCGCGACGATCAGCATCTTTGCGGCGGAGGCGAACACGCGGTCACTTCCCCCCGAAAAGGTCGTCCTGGACGGCGGTCCTGGGCGCCTCCATCCCCATGTGCTTCCACGCCGCGGGCGTGGCGACGCGCCCCCGCGGAGTGCGCTTCAGAAACCCCTGCTGGATGAGGAACGGCTCGTAGACGTCCTCGATCGTGTCGCGCTCCTCGCTCACCGACGCCGAGATCGTCTCCACGCCGACCGGGCCGCCCTGGAAGTTCTCGAGGATGACCCGAAGGATCTTCCGGTCCATCACGTCGAGCCCCTTGCGGTCCACCTCCATCCGGAGCAGCGCGCGGTCGGCGATCTCCCGCGTGATGACGCCGTCGCCCCCCACCTGCGCGAAGTCCCGGACGCGGCGCAGCAGCCGGTTGGCGATCCTCGGCGTCCCGCGCGACCGCCGGGCGATCTCCCGCTCCCCATCCGGCTCGATCCGGATGGACAGGGCGGCCGCGGAACGCCGGACGACTTCCTCCAGCTCCTCCTGACCGTAATACTCGAGGCGGAACGGGACGCCGAACCGGTCCCGCAAGGGAGAGGTGAGCAGCCCCGTGCGCGTGGTGGCGCCCACGAGGGTGAAGCGCGGCAGGGAGAGACGGATCGACTTGGCCGACGGCCCCTGGCCCAGGATGATATCGAGGGCGAAATCCTCCATCGCGGAGTAGAGAAGCTCCTCCACGACGCGGCTCAGGCGGTGGATCTCGTCGATGAAGAGGACGTCCCCCGGCTCGAGCGCCGTGAGGATCGCGGCGATGTCCCCTTTCCGCTCGATCGCGGGGCCCGATGTCGTCCGGATCCCGACGCCCATCTCGTTGGCGATGATGTGCGCCAGCGTGGTCTTGCCGAGCCCGGGAGGCCCGGAGAGCAGGACGTGGTCCAGCGACTCGCCGCGCGCCTTCGCCGCGATGATGTAAGTCCCAAGGTTCGAAACGACGGCGCGCTGACCGATGAACTCAACCAGCCGCTTCGGCCGTAGCGATGCGTCGGCCGGGACCTCGCCTTCCGCCTTGTCCGGATCCAGGATCCTTCCGTCCAATCGCTCCTCCGCTCCCCCGGCGGCCTGTCCGGCCGACCTACCCTCGCCGCCCGGACAGGCGCCGCAGCGCCTCCCGGATCAGCGCATCGACCGCCATTCCGCCCCCCGCCTCCTTGAGGACCGTCGCGACCGCGCCCTGCGCCTCGCCGCGCGAAAATCCCAATGCCGCGAGCGCTTCCCATGCTTCGCTCTCCGCCCCGCCGGTAGGCGGGGCCGTTCCTTCCGCCGGGGCGAACTCGACGGACACCTTCTTCAGGCGGTCCGGCAGCTCCAGGGCGATCCGCTGCGCCAGCTTCTTCCCGATCCCGGGAACGCGGGTGAAGCAGGCGGCGTCGTTCCGCGCGCACCCTGCGAGTACCCCGTCGACCCCGAGAACCGACAGCACCGCGAGTGCGGATTTGGGCCCCACGCCGCTGATGCCGATCGTCGCGAGGAAGATTTCCCGCTCCGTCTCCGTGGAGAATCCGAACAGGTCGCCGCCGCCCTCGCGGAAGTGAAGGTACGTCCGGAGGAAGCAGCTCTCGCCTTCCGGCGGCAGGTCGCCCCTCGATGCGGCGGAGACGTACGCGCGGAAGCCGACGCCGGCGCACTCCACGACGACGAAATCCTTGCCGCCCCCCGCGAGGCGCCCTTTGAGGTGATCGATCATCGCACGACATAATAACATTTCCACGGCCCCGGGCGTCCCGGATCGGGAAGGAAGGGAAGGTGGAAAGCCCGGCGCAAGGCCGGGCTTTCCGGGGGCGGGGCAGCCTAACGCGGGTAGTTGTAGAGCCACGTCCCCTGGAAATCGGTGACCTTGATCGTAAAGGGACCGTTCCCGGAAACCTCGACCGACGGCTCCTGGATGTTGACGTTTCCGATCCGCGCCTTGTACTTCGTGAACGACAGCTCTTCCTGGCCCACCATCGCGGCGACCAGCTTGTTCTCCACGAACTCGGCCTTGAAGGATTTCTGGAGCTCCGGTAAGGACTTCTCTATGAAGAACTGCCTCCCTTGATCGCTCATCGGGTCCCTCCTTCCGGGTCGTTGCGTTCGGGTTGACCGGAAACGCGCTCGCATCCAGTCGCTCTTCGGCTCTACGCGATAAGTATCCCTCCTTTCCATCCGTCGCTTACATTTATTGAATTCGTCGTGAACGCCGGGAAGGATCCCCGGCGATAAATTACGGCAAGGACGCGGAAACGGGATGCGTCAATGCAAATTTTTATATCGCCGCAGCGGAAAGTCAACGATATTAGGGGGGACTATATCCCTTCGACGCGCACGACGCCGTCCCAGTCTTCGCCTGGCGGGACATGCGTGTAGCGGCGGCAGAGGTCCAGGAAATAAAGGGATGGGCCGTCGCCTCTCCGGATGTCGAGCGCCTGTTGAAACCTCGCGGCCGACTTTCCCCATTCCCCGCGGCGGAAATGGGCCATCCCTTCGGAGAAGGAGGCGCAGCACTCCACCTGCGCGGGATTGGCCGCGGCCCTGCAGGCGATCAGCTCGCACACTTGCACCGGCAGGCTCTTCCCCGCGAGGAGGAACAGCCCCATGTCGCGGACGAGAAAAACCTTCTCAAGAGACAGCACATCGCCCGAAGCCAGGATCCGGGTACCGAGGATCTTGTTTAGCCCCTCGATCCGGGTCGCCGTGTTTACGATGTCGCCCACCGGCCCGGATTCGAAATGCCGGCCGGCGCCGATGTTCCCGAGAAGGATCTCCCCCGAATGCAGCCCGATCCGCGTGGGAAGCGCGACGCAGGCGGGGGTGCGCCGGGGATTCCGCATCGATTCCGCGATTTCGATCGCGGCCCGGCAGGCATCCTTCAGGGGCGCAGGGTTATCCCGCCTGGCCAGCCAAAGGGCCAGCATGGAATCCGCGACGACGTTAAAGACCGTCCCGCCGTGCCGCCGGACGGGATCGAACACCGCCTCGTAATACCGGTTGAGGATCCCGGCGAGCTCCTCCGGCTTCATCGACCCGGACAGGGCGGTGTACCGCTCGACGTCCGTGGCGAGGCAGACGCCGCTCACGAGCCGGTTGCGGACGCTCAGCCCGTCGATGTTCCCGGCCATATCCTCCACGACCTCCGCCGGAAGATATCGGGCGAATGCGCTGCGGAAATTCCGGCGCTCGCGGCTCAGCTCCGCGTAGCTCCAGGCGACGGCGGATGCGACGGCCAGCGGGCCCTGCACCAGGAGCGGGTAGACGACGGGAAACCATGCGCCCTCGGCCGCGAACCGCTGGACCGACGCCGCGAGATACAGGACGGACACGCCCGCCACAGCCGTGATGGACACCGCGGGGCGGAACAGGAAGGACAGGATCCCCACGACGATCCCCCAAAGGAGGATCGTCGCGAATTGCGCGAGGAACGGCAATGGCCGGACCGGCATGTCCTCGACGAGGTTCGCGAACGACGTCGCCTCGATCTCCACCCCACTCAGGTCCACGCCGTCGCCGCCCGTGTACACCGTGAGGAACCCGTCCTTCTGCGCAAGCCGGCGGGCCTCCGAGGAGCCGACGAAGACGGCCTTCCCCGCGAGCTCCCGGGTCTCGGGGAATGCTCTGCCGTTCTTCCCGTTCCGCACAAGCCGGTGATACGGGATCGTGGGGATCGTCCGCGGCGGACCGTAGAAGTTCAGGAGCTTCCGGTCGTCGCCTCCATACAGGCGGACGAGGGAGCGCAGGATCCGTCGCCGGGCTTCGTCTCCGGGAACCCGGGGGATTCCGTCCAGCGCCGCCAGCAGCTTCCGCTCCGCGGTCGGATCCTTGCCGAGAATCTCCCGCAGAGCCAGGATCATGCCCGCGATCCCGTGCGAACGGACGAATTCCTTTCCGGACCGCGGAAGGACCCTCGCCTGTTCGGGAAACACGGTCTCGATGAGCCGGAGGAACTCAGGGTATGCCGGAAGGACGTGCCATTGAAACGCCGCCACGGGCAGCGTGGGCTGGCAGCGTTTTCCCGCGGTCGTCCGGAAAGTCCAGTCCCGGCTCACTCTGGCGGGAACCTTCGGAAGAGGATACGGGACGGAAGAGGCGGCGGCTTCGCCGAGAAGGAGGGTCGGGGGGATCCTCCGGGCGATCTCGATCGCTCCCCCCGGTTTCCCTCCTTTTCCCATGTAGGGGAGCTTCTCCACCTTGAGCCGTTCGCACAGCAACACGTTCCCGGCTTTCCGCATCGCCTGCGCGAAAACGCGATCCTGCCCCTCCGACGCCGGATCCTCGAAGAAGACGTCGAACGCAATGACCGCCGCGCCGCCGGCCGCCAGTCTTTCCGTAAGGCGGGCGTGCAGCGACCGGGGCCATTTCCTGCAGTCGTCGTCCAGATCGAGCGTGTCGGCGGATTCCCTGTCGATGCCGACGACAACGACTTCGGATGGAGGGGACCGGGGGCCCCTCAGGCGGAACAGGATCTCCAGCCCCAGGCGCTCCTCGAGATCCGTCCATTCCGGCGCGAGGCCCGCAAGCAGCCC is a window of Thermodesulfobacteriota bacterium DNA encoding:
- a CDS encoding DUF2905 domain-containing protein, with translation MFASAAKMLIVAGIAIALIGLALHLSERIGWFGRLPGDFTIRKGKFTFYFPLATSLLVSAVLSLLYWLLRK
- a CDS encoding adenylate/guanylate cyclase domain-containing protein, giving the protein MRARIVKGILLGIATGVLGLLAGLAPEWTDLEERLGLEILFRLRGPRSPPSEVVVVGIDRESADTLDLDDDCRKWPRSLHARLTERLAAGGAAVIAFDVFFEDPASEGQDRVFAQAMRKAGNVLLCERLKVEKLPYMGKGGKPGGAIEIARRIPPTLLLGEAAASSVPYPLPKVPARVSRDWTFRTTAGKRCQPTLPVAAFQWHVLPAYPEFLRLIETVFPEQARVLPRSGKEFVRSHGIAGMILALREILGKDPTAERKLLAALDGIPRVPGDEARRRILRSLVRLYGGDDRKLLNFYGPPRTIPTIPYHRLVRNGKNGRAFPETRELAGKAVFVGSSEARRLAQKDGFLTVYTGGDGVDLSGVEIEATSFANLVEDMPVRPLPFLAQFATILLWGIVVGILSFLFRPAVSITAVAGVSVLYLAASVQRFAAEGAWFPVVYPLLVQGPLAVASAVAWSYAELSRERRNFRSAFARYLPAEVVEDMAGNIDGLSVRNRLVSGVCLATDVERYTALSGSMKPEELAGILNRYYEAVFDPVRRHGGTVFNVVADSMLALWLARRDNPAPLKDACRAAIEIAESMRNPRRTPACVALPTRIGLHSGEILLGNIGAGRHFESGPVGDIVNTATRIEGLNKILGTRILASGDVLSLEKVFLVRDMGLFLLAGKSLPVQVCELIACRAAANPAQVECCASFSEGMAHFRRGEWGKSAARFQQALDIRRGDGPSLYFLDLCRRYTHVPPGEDWDGVVRVEGI
- the ruvA gene encoding Holliday junction branch migration protein RuvA; the encoded protein is MIDHLKGRLAGGGKDFVVVECAGVGFRAYVSAASRGDLPPEGESCFLRTYLHFREGGGDLFGFSTETEREIFLATIGISGVGPKSALAVLSVLGVDGVLAGCARNDAACFTRVPGIGKKLAQRIALELPDRLKKVSVEFAPAEGTAPPTGGAESEAWEALAALGFSRGEAQGAVATVLKEAGGGMAVDALIREALRRLSGRRG
- a CDS encoding DUF4390 domain-containing protein, with protein sequence MRVLVAFFTLCLVAVAPRPAPADAPPPKVVQVGGTVRGKEARVQFRIENAFTPEMVEALKSGIEITFRVRLEVERVHRNWFNVTVGDMKYAQSIRYDVLSRVYRFHRGGVDEIVPDLRHAVERMTRLEATVPLSGEISGGKPYRARVRVRLDQAGLADPLRTIVFFSSVWDVETDWAHGPLRSP
- a CDS encoding serine/threonine-protein kinase gives rise to the protein MAAGEPRRFGKYRVLRRIASGRMSEIYLCLLPGEGGFRKRVALKVVHPRHEGDPRFRDLFIREARLAASLSHPNLIQVFDFGKEGEAYFLAMEYVEGYDLAQAAAQSRRLRLPIPPGVWRHWVEGIWSGLGYLHEKGIVHRDVSPGNVLLGSTGAVKLTDFGISLAADQSEEAGDPRAGKAAYFSPERARGEPATVSSDLFAAAAISAELLLGHRLFEGTETEELLEHIRKFDGRGLRFPGAPESVAEVLRIALSPDPAERYRSAADFLAELSARGPAPAAAPDLADFRDRMFPDSEEEATVPSLPAEYDAAPMMVKEPARRYGKGGRPLKAGAAAAAVAALVTGGLFLWSRSDAPVSSTPSPVVSAAPTTLIAIDAKASAPQIPQAKSASQVPTTSPAIPSAAKIQPVAAPVPQPHRLIRIETEPEGAEIRLRDGRSAGRTPAHLDLSLVGRDGIVLSREGFNSRTVPASVLEKGGTFRTELEPLLGTVEAIQAIPWATVYVGQRLLGETPLTGVRLPAGEHKVRFVNEPLGADRTETVVVRPGKNPKVIVRMTGDGG
- a CDS encoding ATP-binding protein — encoded protein: MNLPVDESVRLQEAERTRRRRERWAIGVVAFLVAALTFIEAYLVASGGPVRFSGNIAIFALINLNVILVVLLIFLVSRNLFKILLDRRRGILGSKLRSRLVVIFILFSLLPTALLFVAATNITTTSIKSWIGKRVGEALSGSLEIARRKLNDDAAALVPLAGEAATLVGPETTAETAGEALRHMRTGQEDAVTLLFLRKGKLAAKEGKALGAAGNEILDRLGSLGKAGAEGGTIIGDGYAVAWVPAGGDGLVAAAKLLPEAEAQRIRAIKDAYAGYHQVRLLDDPIRASYIGVLILITLLIVFAASWMGIYLARRITVPVQLLAEGTDRVARGDLDATIDYRSDDEFGTLVGSFNRMTADLKAMQGNLAEAHASLTTTYEELRRRTQFIETILDNISTGVIVIDRHARIAMINKVAGRLLEVSPEEAAGSLYRDVFREDHYEAIRGLYREAGNAGGRQVERQVELPIGEKRIALRVSMTTLLDERGDYMGLVVAFDDLSQAMRLQRVLAWREVARRIAHDIRNPLTPIQLSTERMIRKYSEEHAGDPVFAECTQAVLSEVATLKRLVDEFTRFARMPAPQLEEGDLPEEVRQVVEMYRTSHPGIRWEFRAGEMPQAWFDPIQIRRALTNLLENAAAALGKQGCVEVSCAFDAESGRARITVADDGPGITRKDRERIFEPYFSRREGGTGLGLAIVSAIAADHGGTVRIRDNEPKGTVFEIEFPARPRGRE
- the ruvB gene encoding Holliday junction branch migration DNA helicase RuvB, coding for MDGRILDPDKAEGEVPADASLRPKRLVEFIGQRAVVSNLGTYIIAAKARGESLDHVLLSGPPGLGKTTLAHIIANEMGVGIRTTSGPAIERKGDIAAILTALEPGDVLFIDEIHRLSRVVEELLYSAMEDFALDIILGQGPSAKSIRLSLPRFTLVGATTRTGLLTSPLRDRFGVPFRLEYYGQEELEEVVRRSAAALSIRIEPDGEREIARRSRGTPRIANRLLRRVRDFAQVGGDGVITREIADRALLRMEVDRKGLDVMDRKILRVILENFQGGPVGVETISASVSEERDTIEDVYEPFLIQQGFLKRTPRGRVATPAAWKHMGMEAPRTAVQDDLFGGK